In the Malaya genurostris strain Urasoe2022 chromosome 1, Malgen_1.1, whole genome shotgun sequence genome, one interval contains:
- the LOC131438177 gene encoding uncharacterized protein LOC131438177: MKQFVVLIAVLAVAVAAPSETDGLLSSALKFVKDCGDKSMVLCVKERALQYVDGAQGDIEITEGIKLVETEKPTAQGRSLNEVELPVDPEARESEIDSLLVDRAARFLGSHTLQFKVPKDSIEDMQRSLDEARGKKKKVKKLLLPLLLLLKLKAAALLPLAIGFLALIAFKALIVGKIALILSAIIGLKKLFDKKPEQSYEVVAHPHYSHSTSFDDHHGYARSLDAQNLAYSAHTQ, translated from the exons ATGAAGCAGTTTGTCGTGTTGATCGCCGTTTTGGCCGTTGCGGTTGCAGCCCCCTCGGAAACCGATGGATTATTGTCCAGCGCGCTCAAATTTGTCAAAGACTGCGGTGACAAATCGATGGTGTTATGCGTCAAG GAACGTGCTCTCCAGTATGTGGACGGTGCCCAGGGCGACATCGAGATCACGGAGGGAATCAAACTGGTGGAAACTGAAAAACCAACTGCCCAGGGTCGCTCGTTGAACGAAGTTGAACTGCCCGTTGACCCGGAAGCCCGCGAATCCGAAATCGACAGTCTGCTGGTCGACCGTGCCGCCCGTTTCCTCGGCTCGCACACCCTGCAATTCAAGGTCCCCAAGGACTCGATCGAGGACATGCAGCGTTCACTGGATGAGG CCcgtggaaagaagaagaaggtcAAGAAGCTGCTCCTGCCCCTGCTGTTGCTGCTCAAGTTGAAGGCCGCCGCTCTGCTCCCACTGGCCATTGGATTCCTCGCTCTGATCGCCTTCAAGGCTCTGATTGTCGGCAAGATCGCCCTGATCCTGTCCGCCATCATCGGTCTGAAGAAACTATTCGACAAGAAACCGGAACAGAGCTACGAAGTCGTCGCCCACCCGCACTACTCGCACTCGACATCGTTCGACGATCATCACGGATACGCTCGCTCCCTGGATGCCCAGAATCTGGCCTACTCTGCTCACACTCAGTAA